From a region of the Rhinopithecus roxellana isolate Shanxi Qingling chromosome 8, ASM756505v1, whole genome shotgun sequence genome:
- the B4GALT3 gene encoding beta-1,4-galactosyltransferase 3, whose translation MLRRLLERPCTLALLVGSQLAVMMYLSLGGFRSLSALFGRDQGPTFDYSHPRDVYSNLSHLPGAPGGPPAPQGLPYCPERSPLLVGPVSVSFSPVPSLAEIVERNPRVEPGGRYRPAGCEPRSRTAIIVPHRAREHHLRLLLYHLHPFLQRQQLAYGIYVIHQAGNGTFNRAKLLNVGVREALRDEEWDCLFLHDVDLLPENDHNLYVCDPRGPRHVAVAMNKFGYSLPYPQYFGGVSALTPDQYLKMNGFPNEYWGWGGEDDDIATRVRLAGMKISRPPTSVGHYKMVKHRGDKGNEENPHRFDLLVRTQNSWTQDGMNSLTYQLLARELGPLYTNITADIGTDPRGPRAPSGPRYPPGSSQAFRQEMLQRRPPSRPGPPPTANHTALRGSH comes from the exons ATGTTGCGGAGGCTGCTGGAGCGGCCTTGCACGCTGGCCCTGCTTGTGGGCTCCCAGCTGGCTGTCATGATGTACCTGTCACTGGGGGGCTTCCGAAGTCTCAGTGCCCTATTTGGCCGAGATCAGGGGCCGACATTTGACTATTCTCACCCTCGTGATGTCTACAGTAACCTCAGTCACCTGCCTGGGGCCCCAGGGGGTCCTCCAGCTCCTCAAGGTCTGCCCTACTGTCCAGAACGATCTCCTCTCTTAG TGGGTCCTGTGTCGGTGTCCTTTAGCCCGGTGCCATCACTGGCAGAGATTGTGGAGCGGAATCCCCGGGTAGAACCAGGGGGCCGGTACCGCCCTGCAGGTTGTGAGCCCCGCTCCCGAACAGCCATCATTGTGCCTCATCGTGCCCGGGAGCACCACCTGCGCCTGTTGCTCTACCACCTGCACCCCTTCTTGCAGCGCCAGCAGCTTGCTTATGGCATCTATGTCATCCACCAG GCTGGAAATGGAACATTTAACAGGGCAAAACTGCTCAATGTTGGGGTGCGAGAGGCCCTGCGTGATGAAGAGTGGGACTGCCTGTTCTTGCATGATGTGGACCTCTTGCCAGAAAATGACCACAATCTGTATGTGTGTGACCCCCGGGGACCCCGCCATGTTGCTGTTGCTATGAACAAGTTTGGATACAG CCTCCCATACCCCCAGTACTTCGGAGGAGTCTCGGCGCTTACTCCTGACCAGTACCTGAAGATGAATGGCTTCCCCAATGAATACTGGGGCTGGGGTGGTGAGGATGATGACATTGCTACCAG GGTGCGCCTGGCTGGGATGAAGATCTCTCGGCCCCCCACATCTGTGGGACACTATAAGATGGTGAAGCACCGAGGAGATAAGGGCAACGAGGAAAATCCCCACAG ATTTGACCTCCTGGTCCGTACCCAGAATTCCTGGACGCAAGATGGGATGAACTCACTGACATACCAATTGCTGGCTCGAGAGCTGGGGCCTCTTTATACCAACATCACAGCAGACATTGGGACTGACCCTCGGGGTCCTCGGGCTCCTTCTGGGCCCCGTTACCCACCTGGTTCCTCCCAAGCCTTCCGTCAAGAGATGCTGCAACGCCGGCCCCCATCCAGGCCTGGGCCTCCACCTACTGCCAACCACACAGCCCTCCGAGGTTCACACTGA
- the PPOX gene encoding protoporphyrinogen oxidase isoform X3, with translation MDSLCRGVFAGNSRELSIRSCFPSLFQAEQTHRSVLLGLLLGAGRTPQPDSALIRQALAERWSQWSLRGGLEMLPQALETHLTSRGVSVLRGQPVCGLSLQAEGRWKVSLRDSSLEADHVISAIPASVLSELLPAEAAPLARALSAITAVSVAVVNLQYRGAHLPVQGFGHLVPSSEDPGVLGIVYDSVAFPEQDGSPPGLRVTVMLGGSWLQTLEASGCVLSQELFQQRAQGAAATQLGLKELPSHCLVHLHKNCIPQYTLGHWQKLEAARQFLAAHRLPLTLAGASYEGVAVNDCIESGRQAAVSVLGTEPNS, from the exons ATGGACAGTCTCTGCCGTGGAGTGTTTGCAGGCAACAGCCGTGAGCTCAGCATCAGGTCCTGTTTTCCCAGTCTCTTCCAAGCTGAGCAAACCCATCGTTCCGTATTACTGGGCCTGCTGCTGGGGGCAG GGCGGACCCCACAGCCAGACTCAGCACTCATTCGCCAGGCCTTGGCTGAGCGCTGGAGCCAGTGGTCACTTCGTGGAGGTCTAGAGATGCTGCCTCAGGCCCTTGAAACCCACCTAACTAGTAGGGGGGTCAGTGTTCTCAGAGGCCAGCCAGTCTGTGGGCTCAGCCTCCAGGCAGAAGGGCGCTGGAAG GTATCTCTAAGGGACAGCAGTCTGGAGGCTGACCACGTTATTAGTGCCATTCCAGCTTCAG TGCTCAGCGAGCTGCTCCCTGCTGAGGCTGCACCTCTGGCTCGTGCCCTGAGTGCCATCACTGCGGTGTCTGTAGCTGTGGTGAATCTGCAGTACCGAGGAGCCCATCTGCCTGTACAG GGATTTGGACACTTGGTGCCATCTTCAGAAGATCCAGGCGTCCTGGGAATCGTGTATGACTCAGTTGCTTTCCCTGAGCAGGATGGGAGCCCCCCTGGCCTCAGAGTGACT GTGATGCTGGGAGGTTCCTGGTTACAGACACTGGAGGCGAGTGGCTGTGTCTTATCTCAAGAGCTGTTTCAGCAGCGGGCCCAGGGAGCAGCTGCCACACAATTAGGACTGAAGGAGCTGCCAAGTCACTGCTTGGTCCATCTACACAAG aACTGCATCCCCCAGTATACACTAGGTCACTGGCAAAAACTAG AGGCAGCTAGGCAATTCCTGGCTGCTCACAGGTTGCCCCTGACTCTGGCTGGAGCCTCCTATGAGGGGGTTGCTGTTAATGACTGTATAGAGAGTGGGCGCCAGGCAGCAGTCAGTGTCCTGGGCACAGAACCTAACAGCTGA
- the PPOX gene encoding protoporphyrinogen oxidase isoform X2, with the protein MTPAPGAGEVASLAMDSLCRGVFAGNSRELSIRSCFPSLFQAEQTHRSVLLGLLLGAGRTPQPDSALIRQALAERWSQWSLRGGLEMLPQALETHLTSRGVSVLRGQPVCGLSLQAEGRWKVSLRDSSLEADHVISAIPASVLSELLPAEAAPLARALSAITAVSVAVVNLQYRGAHLPVQGFGHLVPSSEDPGVLGIVYDSVAFPEQDGSPPGLRVTVMLGGSWLQTLEASGCVLSQELFQQRAQGAAATQLGLKELPSHCLVHLHKNCIPQYTLGHWQKLEAARQFLAAHRLPLTLAGASYEGVAVNDCIESGRQAAVSVLGTEPNS; encoded by the exons ATGACCCCAGCGCCTGGAGCTGGGGAG GTGGCGTCTCTAGCCATGGACAGTCTCTGCCGTGGAGTGTTTGCAGGCAACAGCCGTGAGCTCAGCATCAGGTCCTGTTTTCCCAGTCTCTTCCAAGCTGAGCAAACCCATCGTTCCGTATTACTGGGCCTGCTGCTGGGGGCAG GGCGGACCCCACAGCCAGACTCAGCACTCATTCGCCAGGCCTTGGCTGAGCGCTGGAGCCAGTGGTCACTTCGTGGAGGTCTAGAGATGCTGCCTCAGGCCCTTGAAACCCACCTAACTAGTAGGGGGGTCAGTGTTCTCAGAGGCCAGCCAGTCTGTGGGCTCAGCCTCCAGGCAGAAGGGCGCTGGAAG GTATCTCTAAGGGACAGCAGTCTGGAGGCTGACCACGTTATTAGTGCCATTCCAGCTTCAG TGCTCAGCGAGCTGCTCCCTGCTGAGGCTGCACCTCTGGCTCGTGCCCTGAGTGCCATCACTGCGGTGTCTGTAGCTGTGGTGAATCTGCAGTACCGAGGAGCCCATCTGCCTGTACAG GGATTTGGACACTTGGTGCCATCTTCAGAAGATCCAGGCGTCCTGGGAATCGTGTATGACTCAGTTGCTTTCCCTGAGCAGGATGGGAGCCCCCCTGGCCTCAGAGTGACT GTGATGCTGGGAGGTTCCTGGTTACAGACACTGGAGGCGAGTGGCTGTGTCTTATCTCAAGAGCTGTTTCAGCAGCGGGCCCAGGGAGCAGCTGCCACACAATTAGGACTGAAGGAGCTGCCAAGTCACTGCTTGGTCCATCTACACAAG aACTGCATCCCCCAGTATACACTAGGTCACTGGCAAAAACTAG AGGCAGCTAGGCAATTCCTGGCTGCTCACAGGTTGCCCCTGACTCTGGCTGGAGCCTCCTATGAGGGGGTTGCTGTTAATGACTGTATAGAGAGTGGGCGCCAGGCAGCAGTCAGTGTCCTGGGCACAGAACCTAACAGCTGA
- the PPOX gene encoding protoporphyrinogen oxidase isoform X1: MGRTVVVLGGGISGLAASYHLSRAPCPPKVVLVEGSERLGGWIRSVRGPNGAIFELGPRGIRPAGALGARTLLLVSELGLDSEVLPVRGDHPAAQNRFLYVGGALHALPTGLRGLLRPSPPFSKPLFWAGLRELTKPRGKEPDETVHSFAQRRLGPEVASLAMDSLCRGVFAGNSRELSIRSCFPSLFQAEQTHRSVLLGLLLGAGRTPQPDSALIRQALAERWSQWSLRGGLEMLPQALETHLTSRGVSVLRGQPVCGLSLQAEGRWKVSLRDSSLEADHVISAIPASVLSELLPAEAAPLARALSAITAVSVAVVNLQYRGAHLPVQGFGHLVPSSEDPGVLGIVYDSVAFPEQDGSPPGLRVTVMLGGSWLQTLEASGCVLSQELFQQRAQGAAATQLGLKELPSHCLVHLHKNCIPQYTLGHWQKLEAARQFLAAHRLPLTLAGASYEGVAVNDCIESGRQAAVSVLGTEPNS, encoded by the exons ATGGGCCGGACCGTGGTCGTGTTGGGCGGAGGCATCAGCGGCTTGGCCGCCAGTTACCACCTGAGCCGGGCCCCCTGTCCCCCTAAG GTGGTCCTGGTGGAGGGCAGTGAGCGTCTGGGAGGCTGGATTCGCTCCGTTCGAGGCCCGAATGGTGCTATCTTTGAGCTTGGACCTCGGGGAATTAGACCAgcgggagccctaggggcccggACCTTGCTCCTG GTTTCTGAGCTTGGCTTGGATTCAGAAGTGCTGCCTGTCCGGGGAGACCACCCAGCTGCCCAGAACAGGTTCCTCTACGTGGGCGGTGCCCTGCATGCCCTGCCCACTGGCCTCAG GGGGCTACTCCGCCCTTCACCCCCCTTCTCCAAACCTCTGTTTTGGGCTGGGCTGAGGGAGCTGACCAAGCCCCGGGGCAAAGAGCCTGATGAGACCGTGCACAGTTTTGCCCAGCGCCGCCTTGGACCTGAG GTGGCGTCTCTAGCCATGGACAGTCTCTGCCGTGGAGTGTTTGCAGGCAACAGCCGTGAGCTCAGCATCAGGTCCTGTTTTCCCAGTCTCTTCCAAGCTGAGCAAACCCATCGTTCCGTATTACTGGGCCTGCTGCTGGGGGCAG GGCGGACCCCACAGCCAGACTCAGCACTCATTCGCCAGGCCTTGGCTGAGCGCTGGAGCCAGTGGTCACTTCGTGGAGGTCTAGAGATGCTGCCTCAGGCCCTTGAAACCCACCTAACTAGTAGGGGGGTCAGTGTTCTCAGAGGCCAGCCAGTCTGTGGGCTCAGCCTCCAGGCAGAAGGGCGCTGGAAG GTATCTCTAAGGGACAGCAGTCTGGAGGCTGACCACGTTATTAGTGCCATTCCAGCTTCAG TGCTCAGCGAGCTGCTCCCTGCTGAGGCTGCACCTCTGGCTCGTGCCCTGAGTGCCATCACTGCGGTGTCTGTAGCTGTGGTGAATCTGCAGTACCGAGGAGCCCATCTGCCTGTACAG GGATTTGGACACTTGGTGCCATCTTCAGAAGATCCAGGCGTCCTGGGAATCGTGTATGACTCAGTTGCTTTCCCTGAGCAGGATGGGAGCCCCCCTGGCCTCAGAGTGACT GTGATGCTGGGAGGTTCCTGGTTACAGACACTGGAGGCGAGTGGCTGTGTCTTATCTCAAGAGCTGTTTCAGCAGCGGGCCCAGGGAGCAGCTGCCACACAATTAGGACTGAAGGAGCTGCCAAGTCACTGCTTGGTCCATCTACACAAG aACTGCATCCCCCAGTATACACTAGGTCACTGGCAAAAACTAG AGGCAGCTAGGCAATTCCTGGCTGCTCACAGGTTGCCCCTGACTCTGGCTGGAGCCTCCTATGAGGGGGTTGCTGTTAATGACTGTATAGAGAGTGGGCGCCAGGCAGCAGTCAGTGTCCTGGGCACAGAACCTAACAGCTGA